A part of Flavobacteriaceae bacterium GSB9 genomic DNA contains:
- a CDS encoding permease-like cell division protein FtsX — protein MSSSFEKHQKRRLISSYFSVVLSIALVLFLLGLLGMLVLNAKKVSDHFKEQVVLTIYLKDSAKEVEINQLEKSLAMAEYVKSTEYVSKEKAAEFMKAENGEDFMDFVGYNPLQNSIDVHLKADFVTSGHLEKISEEANAKNFVDEVTYDNDLVNLMNDNVKKISFWVLVISGIFTLIAVLLINSSIRLSVYSKRFTIKTMQMVGATKQFIRRPFVWKSVRLGIIGAILALIGMAIVLYYVNRTFPELGLLNTPVLVVGLFVFVFALGIVITWISTHFATQRFLNLRTDELYY, from the coding sequence ATGAGCTCATCTTTTGAAAAACACCAAAAACGCAGACTAATTTCATCGTACTTTTCAGTAGTGCTTAGTATTGCGTTAGTTTTGTTTTTATTAGGACTATTGGGCATGCTGGTATTGAACGCAAAAAAGGTTTCAGATCATTTTAAGGAGCAAGTAGTGCTTACCATTTATTTAAAAGACTCTGCCAAAGAAGTTGAAATCAATCAGCTTGAAAAAAGTTTGGCGATGGCCGAATATGTAAAATCCACAGAGTATGTTTCAAAAGAGAAAGCAGCCGAATTCATGAAAGCCGAAAACGGTGAGGACTTTATGGATTTTGTGGGTTACAACCCGCTTCAAAACTCTATTGACGTACACCTAAAAGCCGATTTTGTAACCTCGGGGCATTTGGAAAAAATATCGGAAGAAGCCAACGCTAAAAACTTTGTTGACGAAGTGACTTACGACAACGACCTTGTAAACCTTATGAACGATAATGTTAAAAAAATCAGTTTTTGGGTGTTGGTCATTAGTGGGATTTTCACACTGATAGCGGTTTTGCTCATTAACAGTTCTATACGTTTATCGGTTTACTCTAAACGCTTTACCATAAAAACCATGCAAATGGTGGGTGCCACCAAGCAGTTTATTCGTCGACCGTTCGTTTGGAAAAGTGTACGTTTGGGCATTATCGGCGCCATTCTAGCCCTAATAGGCATGGCCATTGTGTTGTATTATGTTAACAGAACCTTCCCTGAACTAGGGCTTTTAAACACCCCTGTTTTAGTCGTTGGCCTGTTTGTCTTTGTGTTTGCTTTGGGCATTGTTATTACCTGGATAAGCACCCATTTTGCTACGCAACGCTTTTTAAATTTACGTACCGATGAGCTTTACTACTAA
- a CDS encoding DMT family transporter — protein MIKNTTKAHLALLGANIIYGANYLVAKGVMPNKIGPTAFVFVRLTCCVLLFWAVKFLFVKEKVEKKDFVTLALCGLFGGAANQMLFFHGINLTSPIDASIITTATPVIVLVFSFFILQERITKNKVIGIAMAGIGAIFLILYGNKADGNSSFLGNLFILLNASSYGLYLVLAKTLMKKYHAITVVSWIFLFGFIYVFPFGINDLLKTNFEAFTLHTYLTIGYVVIFTTFFAYLFNIYALNYLPPSVTSSYVYLQPVVSFILVSIVAYVFMNHAYAEDINLIKILSCVVVAVGVYIISKPGKPRTGNQPTT, from the coding sequence TTGATAAAAAACACCACCAAAGCCCATTTGGCACTTTTAGGCGCTAATATCATTTATGGTGCTAATTATCTCGTTGCCAAAGGGGTTATGCCCAATAAAATTGGCCCAACAGCTTTTGTATTTGTCAGGCTAACATGCTGCGTGTTGCTCTTTTGGGCTGTAAAATTCTTGTTTGTTAAAGAGAAAGTTGAAAAGAAAGACTTTGTAACACTAGCCCTTTGCGGACTTTTTGGAGGCGCGGCCAACCAAATGCTATTTTTTCATGGCATTAACCTAACATCACCAATCGACGCATCGATAATTACCACCGCCACACCAGTAATTGTATTGGTTTTTAGTTTTTTTATTTTACAAGAACGTATCACAAAGAACAAGGTTATTGGTATCGCCATGGCTGGAATTGGCGCTATATTCCTAATCTTATACGGCAACAAAGCCGATGGCAATAGCTCCTTTTTGGGCAACCTTTTTATTTTACTAAACGCCAGCAGCTATGGCCTTTATTTGGTATTGGCCAAAACCCTTATGAAAAAATACCATGCCATTACTGTGGTTAGTTGGATCTTTTTATTTGGCTTTATTTATGTTTTCCCTTTTGGAATTAACGATTTGCTTAAAACAAATTTTGAAGCCTTTACACTGCACACCTACCTCACCATTGGTTACGTAGTAATATTCACGACGTTTTTTGCTTACCTGTTTAACATTTACGCACTTAACTATTTACCGCCATCGGTAACCAGTAGTTATGTGTATTTACAACCTGTGGTTAGTTTTATTTTAGTGAGTATAGTGGCCTACGTTTTTATGAACCACGCTTACGCGGAAGACATCAACCTAATTAAGATTTTAAGTTGTGTTGTAGTAGCAGTTGGTGTTTATATCATCAGTAAACCCGGAAAACCGAGAACGGGAAACCAGCCAACAACTTAA
- a CDS encoding PorT family protein — protein sequence MSKNLFLGLITTFLIFITAQAQSIDFGAKSGMNVATFYGNRSDSNIDRNSLIGFHAGVLAEVKLSENFALQPELLYSRAGAEEENLVTFQLDYVSLPVMAKFYIVDGFSLDVGPQFGLLINDTAKFQMDDVPDYDTDANTFDLALNAGLGVNFTKSWFAQARYSYGITAVGENPDVNNGVFQLSLGYMF from the coding sequence ATGAGCAAAAATTTATTTTTAGGCTTAATCACTACATTTTTAATTTTTATAACAGCCCAAGCTCAGAGCATTGATTTTGGAGCTAAATCCGGGATGAATGTCGCTACGTTTTATGGAAACCGTTCGGATAGTAATATTGATAGAAATAGTTTAATTGGATTTCATGCAGGTGTTTTGGCTGAAGTAAAATTGAGTGAGAATTTTGCGTTGCAACCCGAATTGCTCTATTCGAGAGCTGGTGCTGAAGAAGAAAATCTTGTTACGTTTCAGTTGGATTATGTGTCACTTCCAGTAATGGCAAAATTTTATATTGTTGATGGTTTTAGTTTAGATGTAGGGCCTCAATTTGGGCTTTTAATTAACGATACTGCCAAGTTTCAAATGGACGATGTTCCAGATTACGATACCGATGCCAATACTTTCGATTTAGCATTAAATGCAGGTCTGGGTGTCAACTTTACCAAATCGTGGTTTGCTCAAGCCAGATACAGTTACGGCATAACTGCAGTTGGTGAAAACCCAGATGTTAACAACGGTGTGTTTCAGTTGTCCTTAGGCTACATGTTTTAA
- the truB gene encoding tRNA pseudouridine(55) synthase TruB, translating to MLTAEDYLSGQVLLIDKPLNWTSFQVVNKLRWELKQAFKLKKIKVGHAGTLDPLATGLLVICTGKMTKQINTFQAQIKEYTGTFTIGSTTPSFDLETEIDKTFPTEHITEDLIHKATKQFIGDIEQFPPVFSAIKKDGKRLYEFARAGESVEIKSRTVNISEFEITQINGQNIDFRVVCSKGTYIRSLANDFGKALQSGAHLSALRRTKIGAFDVGNAVSIEAFTNTLKG from the coding sequence ATGCTAACTGCTGAAGATTATCTTTCCGGACAGGTTTTGCTCATTGATAAACCTTTAAATTGGACCTCCTTCCAGGTGGTTAACAAATTGCGCTGGGAACTCAAGCAAGCCTTCAAACTCAAAAAAATAAAGGTAGGCCATGCTGGGACGTTAGACCCACTTGCAACTGGCCTTTTAGTGATTTGTACTGGAAAAATGACCAAACAAATCAACACCTTTCAAGCACAGATTAAAGAATACACAGGCACTTTTACTATAGGCAGTACTACACCGTCTTTTGATTTAGAAACCGAAATAGACAAAACCTTCCCAACGGAGCATATTACGGAAGACTTAATCCACAAAGCTACAAAGCAGTTTATTGGTGATATCGAACAATTCCCACCAGTATTTTCAGCTATAAAAAAAGACGGAAAACGCCTTTATGAATTTGCCAGAGCGGGCGAATCGGTGGAAATAAAATCACGCACCGTTAATATTTCAGAATTTGAAATCACTCAAATTAATGGTCAAAATATTGACTTCAGAGTAGTTTGCAGCAAAGGCACTTACATACGGTCTTTAGCCAACGATTTTGGCAAAGCCTTGCAATCTGGCGCTCATTTATCAGCACTTCGGCGAACCAAAATTGGTGCCTTTGATGTTGGCAACGCTGTCTCTATTGAGGCCTTTACAAATACACTTAAAGGCTAA
- a CDS encoding glycerate kinase, which yields MKIGIAPDKFKGSLTGLQFCNSVEAGLLNINSDLEILKLPLADGGDGTLEVANFYLKGSTVKVKVSNPFFKPIKVMYLYAEDSKTAFIEMAEASGVKLLKPHELDCKNATTLGTGDMIVDALEKGAKTIFLGLGGSATNDCGMGMATALGYRFLDKMGKELKPIGTNLSKVASVEKSDVHSRLYDVKFKIACDVTNPLYGKNGAAYVYAPQKGATAEDVKMLDKGLQSFSKIMESQFKVDEQLVSGAGAAGGMGYASKVFLNGELKPGIQLIKELADFDSKITGCDWIITGEGKLDKQTLSGKTINGVLASAKAKHIKIAALCGAIDLSKSEMEKLGINYTDVVVNYSKNFDDALANSYDYVKKMTEEFAKKIF from the coding sequence ATGAAAATAGGTATTGCTCCCGATAAGTTTAAAGGTTCGTTAACCGGATTGCAGTTTTGTAATTCGGTTGAAGCGGGCTTGTTAAACATAAATTCAGACTTGGAAATTTTAAAGTTGCCCTTGGCGGATGGTGGCGATGGCACGCTAGAAGTGGCTAATTTTTATTTAAAAGGGAGCACGGTTAAGGTTAAAGTTAGCAACCCCTTTTTTAAGCCCATAAAGGTCATGTATTTATATGCTGAAGATTCAAAAACAGCGTTTATTGAAATGGCCGAAGCTTCTGGGGTGAAATTATTGAAGCCCCATGAATTAGACTGCAAAAACGCTACTACTTTGGGTACGGGCGACATGATTGTTGATGCCTTGGAAAAAGGAGCAAAAACCATTTTTTTAGGACTTGGCGGAAGTGCCACAAATGATTGTGGTATGGGTATGGCTACTGCTTTGGGGTATAGGTTTTTAGATAAAATGGGCAAAGAGCTCAAACCAATTGGAACCAATTTATCAAAAGTGGCTTCGGTTGAAAAGTCTGATGTGCATTCAAGATTGTATGATGTAAAGTTTAAAATAGCCTGCGATGTAACCAATCCGTTGTATGGAAAAAACGGTGCGGCTTATGTGTATGCGCCACAAAAAGGCGCGACGGCAGAAGACGTTAAAATGCTGGACAAAGGTTTGCAAAGCTTTTCAAAAATCATGGAGTCACAATTCAAGGTTGATGAGCAGTTGGTAAGCGGAGCTGGTGCTGCAGGCGGTATGGGTTACGCATCAAAAGTGTTTTTAAATGGCGAATTAAAACCGGGCATTCAACTCATTAAAGAATTGGCTGATTTCGATTCCAAAATAACGGGTTGCGATTGGATTATAACAGGAGAAGGTAAGTTAGATAAACAAACTTTGTCTGGAAAAACGATTAATGGTGTTTTGGCTTCCGCGAAAGCGAAACACATAAAAATAGCGGCACTTTGTGGTGCTATTGATTTGAGTAAATCCGAAATGGAAAAGCTAGGAATTAACTATACCGATGTCGTTGTAAACTATTCCAAAAACTTTGATGATGCTTTAGCGAACAGTTATGATTATGTTAAAAAAATGACTGAAGAATTCGCGAAAAAAATCTTTTGA
- a CDS encoding energy transducer TonB: MHLTNQHRALLITFLISGTVVLSIFNIGLKKHSEFISESYYVIEPEKDPTEEELKQLEALENANKAKAETNKAFNEAQENKRFAQAFKRIAPPEDYIPKSSDFSENSLTAKRDYTLPDNSKLNQDALSQFNKANEVLKKQLAENNNHKSTISYSLANRKKIYIPIPVYLCEVDGKIVVNVKVNNQGNVTDAYLNTSSNSNNECLIEHAIEYAKQSKFNADASKSSQLGSITFNFIGKR; the protein is encoded by the coding sequence TTGCACCTAACAAATCAACATAGAGCCTTACTTATAACTTTTCTAATTTCTGGAACAGTTGTTCTTTCTATCTTTAATATTGGACTTAAAAAACACAGTGAATTTATTTCAGAAAGCTACTATGTTATTGAACCCGAAAAAGACCCCACAGAAGAAGAGTTAAAACAACTTGAAGCTTTAGAAAATGCGAATAAAGCTAAGGCTGAAACCAACAAAGCTTTTAATGAAGCCCAAGAAAACAAACGTTTTGCGCAAGCTTTTAAACGTATTGCTCCTCCTGAAGATTACATACCAAAAAGCAGTGATTTTTCTGAAAACAGCCTAACCGCCAAAAGAGATTATACGCTTCCAGACAACTCTAAATTAAACCAAGATGCCTTATCACAATTCAATAAAGCCAACGAAGTTTTAAAAAAACAATTGGCCGAGAACAACAACCATAAAAGCACTATCAGTTATTCGTTGGCTAACCGAAAAAAGATTTACATACCTATACCTGTTTATCTATGTGAGGTAGATGGAAAAATAGTTGTAAATGTTAAGGTTAACAACCAAGGCAATGTTACAGATGCCTATTTGAATACATCGTCGAACTCAAATAATGAATGCTTAATTGAGCATGCCATAGAATATGCCAAGCAGTCTAAATTTAATGCCGACGCATCTAAAAGCAGCCAATTAGGTTCTATTACTTTTAATTTTATTGGCAAACGCTAG
- a CDS encoding undecaprenyl-diphosphate phosphatase: MEIIDAIILGIIQGLTEFLPVSSSGHLELGKAILGGHSVPEESLLFTVVLHFATALSTIVVFRKDIFNLIVGALKFKWNDDLQFISKIAVSMIPAVIIGLFFEEQLEALFGGNIFLVGCMLLITAVLLFLADKAKNTNKKVSFSNAFVIGISQAIAMLPGISRSGATISTSVLLGNDKTKAARFSFLMVVPLIFGKIAKDVLSGELSYDSGNFTALSIGFIAAFVAGLFACTWMIALVRKSKLTYFAVYCAIVGLIAIIFTFFN, encoded by the coding sequence ATGGAAATAATTGACGCAATCATCCTTGGTATTATTCAGGGTCTTACTGAGTTTTTGCCCGTGTCCTCCAGCGGCCACTTAGAATTGGGCAAAGCCATTTTGGGTGGTCATTCGGTTCCGGAAGAAAGCCTTCTTTTTACAGTCGTTTTACATTTCGCGACAGCCTTGAGTACCATCGTTGTTTTTAGAAAAGATATTTTCAATTTAATTGTTGGCGCCTTAAAATTTAAGTGGAATGACGATTTACAGTTTATCTCTAAAATTGCAGTTTCGATGATTCCGGCCGTTATTATTGGCTTGTTTTTTGAAGAACAACTAGAGGCACTTTTTGGCGGCAATATTTTTTTAGTGGGCTGTATGCTTTTAATAACCGCTGTTTTACTTTTTCTTGCAGACAAAGCAAAAAACACTAACAAAAAAGTGTCGTTTTCTAACGCATTTGTTATTGGCATTTCGCAAGCCATAGCCATGCTGCCCGGTATTTCGCGCTCTGGCGCTACTATTTCCACCTCTGTTTTACTAGGAAACGATAAAACCAAAGCGGCACGTTTTTCGTTCTTAATGGTAGTCCCATTAATTTTTGGTAAAATAGCCAAAGATGTTTTAAGTGGCGAATTGAGTTACGATAGCGGTAACTTTACCGCACTATCTATTGGATTTATAGCGGCATTCGTTGCAGGACTTTTTGCCTGTACCTGGATGATTGCTTTAGTAAGAAAAAGCAAGCTTACCTATTTTGCAGTTTATTGCGCAATTGTAGGCCTTATCGCGATTATATTTACTTTTTTTAATTAA
- a CDS encoding DUF3098 domain-containing protein: MGEQKRKEEAKPTFVFGKKNYKFMFIGLAVIALGFILMAGGGSDDPNIFNPEIFSWRRIRLAPMLVLIGFGFEIYAILLNPDK, from the coding sequence ATGGGAGAACAAAAACGAAAAGAAGAAGCCAAACCAACTTTTGTATTTGGAAAGAAAAACTACAAATTCATGTTTATAGGTCTGGCCGTTATTGCGCTTGGCTTTATTTTAATGGCCGGCGGTGGTAGCGACGACCCTAACATTTTTAACCCCGAAATTTTTAGCTGGCGCCGTATTCGTTTGGCACCCATGTTGGTTTTAATAGGTTTTGGTTTTGAAATTTACGCTATTCTTTTAAATCCGGATAAATAA